The Verrucomicrobiia bacterium DNA window ATTTTCTTGTCGGTAATAAGGATCTGCGCATCAGCGTAGGTTGCCTCCATGCGGTTAGTATCGGTCACAAAGTAAGCACTCAAGTAGCCGTTATCAAACTGCATACCCTGGACAACATCCTTGTCCAAACCAAGCTTCTGGTTCTCTTCAACGGTAATTGGGGCGTTGTAGCCAACTTCCTTGATGATGTCGGCAATCAGCTTCCCAATCTCAGGGTCACCCGCAGAGATAGTAGCCACGTGGGCAATATCATCCCCCTTCACCTCTTGGCGCATGGCGCGGAGGCGCTCTACGACAAATTCCGTAGCCTTTTCAATGCCACGCTTAAGCTCCATAGGGTTGGAACCAGCCGCAACGTTCTTAAAGCCCTCGTTAACCATGGCCTGCGCCAGTACAGTGGCAGTAGTTGTACCATCACCTGCTACGTCGTTGGTCTTGGAAGAAGCCTCACGGACGAGTTGTGCACCCATGTTTTCGTACTTGTCCTCAAGTTCAACTTCTTTGGCGATAGTCACACCATCGTTGGTAATGATTGGTGAGCCATAGCTTTTCTCAATCACCACATTGCGACCCTTAGGCCCAAGGGTCACCTTAACCGCATCGGCCAAGGCGTTGACGCCGGAGCGCAACTTGGCGCGGGCATCCTCAGAGTATGCAATTTGCTTTGCCATAATGTTGCAGTTAGTTATTCAAGGATTGCCAAAATGTCATCGGCAGAGAGGATCATAAGCTCTTCACCCTCAATCTTTACTTCTTCAGATGAAAAGCCATGCTTCTTGAAGAGAATGTGGGTACCCTTTTTGAGGCCGAGCTCTGCAAAGTCTACCTTGGTCCCCTTATCGAGGTTGTTTCCGTCACCAACGGCAATGATTTCACCGTGCTGTGGCTTTTCTTTGGCGGTATCGGGGATGAAAATTCCCGTAGCCGTCTTTTCTTCCTTTGGCGCTGGCTTTACCAGCACTCGGTCACCAATAGGCTTAAGCATAGGGATATACTTACTTTTAATCTGTAATCACTCTGCAGTGTAAAGTAAGCTTTCCATATTCGCAAGAGTTGTCCGGACTAATATTCATGAAAGGAGTGGGCCACCTTGGCCTCACCGTCTTTACCTGAGATAATTATAGTTATGAGTATCTCCTATGAATTACCGCGTCAGGCCGAAACGGAGTTGACTGATTTAGCGGAGAAATCGAAACTCCCTCGCATAGAGCACCGCCTTGAGGAAAATGAGAATCGGGAATCACCCATTGCAAGCTACATAGCGGACTTTGAGAGCTCCCCCGTGTTCATGCA harbors:
- a CDS encoding co-chaperone GroES; the encoded protein is MLKPIGDRVLVKPAPKEEKTATGIFIPDTAKEKPQHGEIIAVGDGNNLDKGTKVDFAELGLKKGTHILFKKHGFSSEEVKIEGEELMILSADDILAILE